The following DNA comes from Anaerolineae bacterium.
GCGAGTAGTGCAAGGCCCTCAAGAACGTCTCTCTGAGGGCCTTGCCGATGCAATACAGGGGAAAGCAGTAGTTCAACACCTAGAAAAGGAGTAGGACCTTGCCGACCATCAATCAACTCGTGCGGAAAGGGCGGAAGCCGTTGCGCAAGAAGGAAAAGGCGCCGGCACTGCAGTTCTCGTACAACGCCTTGAAGGGCAAATTGATGCGCCTGCCGAAGGGCAACCCTCAGAAGCGCGGTGTGTGCACCCAGGTGCGCACCATGACGCCGAAGAAGCCCAACTCGGCACTGCGCAAGATTGCCCGCGTGCGGTTGACGAACGGTATTGAGGTGACGGCGTACATCCCGGGCATCGGCCACAACCTGCAGGAACACTCG
Coding sequences within:
- the rpsL gene encoding 30S ribosomal protein S12, encoding MPTINQLVRKGRKPLRKKEKAPALQFSYNALKGKLMRLPKGNPQKRGVCTQVRTMTPKKPNSALRKIARVRLTNGIEVTAYIPGIGHNLQEHSVVLVRGGRVKDLPGVRYHIVRGALDAAGVENRRRGRSKYGAKRPK